Genomic segment of Leifsonia sp. Root1293:
GCCTCCGTCGACGGGGCGCAGCATCGCGCGCTGCGTGCTCGGCGCGTCGTCGTCGCGGCACCGGCCGGTGTCGCCGTGCCCCTGCTGGCCGGAGCCCGCGAGGAGTGGGCGCACCTCGCCGATCTCGGCTGGCCGCCTGCGGCATCCGTCGAGATCGTGACGCTGGTGCTCGATGCACCGGAGCTCGACAGTGCCCCTCGCGGCACCGGAGTCCTCGTCGCGTCCGACACCCCCGGCGTCACGGCGAAGGCGCTCACCCACGCCTCGGCCAAGTGGTCGTGGCTCGCCGAGCGGGCCGCCGCCGCAGCCGAGGGACGCAACGTCGTGCGACTGTCGTACGGTCGTGTCGGGCAGCCCCTGCCCACGGCACAGCTGGGCACCGAGGACCTCGAGGACCTCGCCCTCGCCGATGCCTCCGCTATCCTCGGCGTCGCCGTCACCCGGGACCAGCTCGTGGCATCGGCTCGGGTGGTGTGGACGGATGCCGTCTCCCATGCCGCGATCGGCCAGCGTGCGCGGGTGCGACAGGTGCGCGACGCGATCGATTCGGATGCCACCATCGCCGTCGTCGGGTCGTGGGTTGCCGGCACCGGGCTCGCTTCGGTGATCCCGGATGCCCGGGAGTCCGCTCAGCGGCTCCGTCGCGGGGCGCTGCATACCTAACCCGGAATATGAGGGGCTCCAGGTCCCCCTGCGATCGCCGTTCAATGTTGTCAATCCCCTCGTCACTGTGGAGGCAGCGCTATACGCTGGTCCAATCGCCAACGATCCGGGATTGAGGTACGGCATGCGGGGCAAACTCCTCTTCGTGACGGGAATCGCCGTCGGTTACGTGCTGGGTGCACGCGCCGGCCGCCAGCGCTACGAGCAGATCAAGTCGGCGGCTGAGAGCGTGTGGAACACGCCCGCCGTGCAGAGCGGAGTCGACACCGCCAAGGACTTCGCCCTCGCCCGTGTCGGGGATGTCTCCGATTCGGTGCTCGACGGCGTCAAGAAGCTCATCTCGGCTGCGACGAATTCGAATTCGAATTCGAAGCCGAAGTCGTCCTCGGCGCGGTCGTACTCCACGCCGGCCCGCCCTGCGAACGGCGGCTCGGCGTCGACGGCCGCATCCGTTCACCACACCGAGTCCTACACGGTGGCAGAACCCGTCGACCAGCCGGCGCCGAAGAAGCCCGCTGCGCGCAAGCCCGCTCCGTCGGGGCAGGCGACCCGGAAGAAGCCCAGCTCATCCGAATCCGAATAGAGGTGGTTCGCAGTGCCTGAGTCCAAACTCAAGAAGCAGTCCTTGCTCGAACTCCTCAGCGAGCTTCCCACCCTCATCCGCGACCTCATCCAGGCCGAGATCGCCTCGTTCAAGGCGGAACTCACCGCCAGGGGGAAGAGCGTCGGCGTCGCCGTCGCCCTGTTCGTGGTCGCGCTGTTCTTCCTGTTCTGGATGTTCGCCGTGCTCATCGAGGCGGCCATCTTCGCCTTCGCACTGATCGTTCCCGCCTGGCTGGCCGCGCTGATCGTCGCCGGCATCCTGCTCGTGATCATCGTGGTTCTCGTGCTCATCGGAATCGCCAGCTACAAGCGCGCGACGAAGGCGCCCGAGGCGACGATCAAGGAGCACATCCAGACCGACGTCGATGTTGTGAAGGGGGTCGGACCGTATGACAACCACTGATCTGAGCACGAGGAGCCTGCTCGAGCCGCGTCCGCTCGACGAGTTGACTCGCCCTGAACTCAGAGTCGAGGTGCAGCGTGCCCGCACCGAGCTGGCTGCCACCCTGAACGCCATCGAGGATCGCCTGAACGTCTCGCGCAGGATGCGCGAGCGCACCGACCGCTGGGGCAGCGAACTGCGCCGCCTGCGCGACGAGAATCCGGTGGCGCTCGCGGGGGTCGCCGTCGGCGTCGCCGTCGTCATCGGAGGAGCCGTCTGGGGGATCGTCACGCTCGTGACCCGTGACTGATCCGGGCCCAGCCCTGGCGTGCGTGCCATGCGGCATCCGCTCCGCTTTGGAAAGAACCGCAAAGCGAGAGAGACTGGACACATGACTTCCCTCGCTGCCGGTGAGGCAGCCGACGCCGTGCCCGAAACGAACTCGTCGGAGGTGTCGAGCACCCCCGAGGCATCTCCCTCGGGATACACGCTCTTCGCTGTCCTCCGTCGTGATCCCGCGAATCCCGATGACTTCGACGGTCACGACGTTCCGCGTGTGGTCGCCGAACTCGACGACGTCGTGCGCCTGCTCGAGACCGAGGGTGTGACGATCCGCGGCTTCTACGACGTGTCGGGGCTCCGCGCCGACGCCGACCTCATGATCTGGACGCACGCCGACGATGCCGAGACGCTGCAGTGGGCCCACCGCGAACTGCGTCGGGTGCGCCTGCTCAAGTCGCTCCTGCCCACATGGAACGCCATGGGCGTGCACCGCGACGCCGAGTTCAACAAGTCGCACGTTCCCGGGTTCCTCCGGGGCGTCGAGCCGAAGGGCTGGATGACCGTCTACCCCTTCGTGCGGAGCTTCGAGTGGTACCTGCTGCCCGATGCCGAGCGCGGCCGCATGCTGGCCGAGCACGGCCGAAAGGGCGCCGGATTCCGCGGCGTCGTCGCGAACACGGTCTCCTCGTTCGCCCTCGGCGACTACGAGTGGCTGCTGCCCATGGAGGCCGACGAGTTGACCGACCTGGTCGACATGATGCGCGAGCTCCGGGCCACGGATGCCCGCCGCCACGTGCGCGAGGAGGTTCCGTTCTACACGGGCCGCCGCATCAGTACAGCCGAGCTCGTGGAGGTGCTCCAGTAATGGCCGCTCGCAATCTCGGCGCCACGACCCCGCACAAGCCGGCACCGGCTGCCAGTGCGCCCTGCGCCGCCGGTTCCCGCGTTCCGGGCGCAACCCCCGCCGCGCAGTCCGGAGCGGAGCATGTGGAGACGCCCGTCGCCTACGACGGCATCCTGCTGAGCGGATTCGGTGGACCGGAAGGACAGGACGAGGTCATCCCGTTCCTGCGCAACGTCACCAGCGGTCGCGGCATCCCCGATGAGAGGCTCGAGGAGGTGGCGCACCACTACCGGCACTACGACGGCATCAGCCCGATCAACGAGCAGAACCGTCGGCTCAAGGCGGCCCTCGAGGCCGAGATCGCCAGCCGCGGGCTCGACCTTCCCGTGTTCTGGGGCAACCGCAACTGGGAGCCCTACCTGAACGACGCCCTCACCGAGGCGTCGGAGGCCGGAGCCCGCAAGCTCATCGCCATCGCGACGAGCGCCTACAGCTCCTACTCCAGCTGCCGTCAGTACCGCGAGGACTACGCCGACGCGCTCGAGGACACCGCTCTCGGCGACACCATCCAGATCGACAAGGTGCGTCAGTTCTTCGACCACCCCGGTTTCGTCACGCCCTTCATCGAGGGCGTCCGCGAGGCGCTCGCCGAGCTCACGGCATCCGGGATCGCCGAATCGGAGATCGAGGTGCTGTTCGCCACCCATTCGATTCCGACGACGGATGCCCTTCGCTCAGGTCCCGCGGTGCTCGATCCCTCGTCTCCCACGGGAACGGACCCCGAGGCCGATCGCGGCTTCGGCGGTGGCGGAGCCTACGCAGCGCAGCACACGGCGGTCGCCGAGGTCGTCATGCTCGAGGCCGCGGCGTCACCCATCAGCTGGCAGCTGGTCTACCAGTCCCGGAGTGGCCCGCCCACGCAGCCGTGGCTCGAACCCGACATCAACGACGCCATCGCCCTGCTACCGGAACGCGGCGTGAAGGCCGTGGTCATCGTGCCGCTCGGCTTCATGAGCGACCACATGGAGGTTCTCTGGGACCTCGACAACGAGGCCCTGGAATCGGCGGAGGAGCACGGCCTGCAGGCCGTGCGCGTGCCGACACCGGGTACTCACCCGGCCTTCGTCTCGGGTCTCGTCGACCTCGTGATGGAGCGTGTCGAGGGCGTTCCGACTGCCGAACGCCCTGCCCTCACCGAACTCGGCCCCTGGTACGACGTGTGCCGCCCCGGCTGCTGCGAGAATGTGCGGCTCGGCTTCAGGCCGGCGCTCGGCGGGATCGCCCCATGACCGTCGCGCCATCGGTGATCCGCGTCGGAACCCGCGGGAGTGCTCTGGCGCTCGCTCAGACCAAGGCGGTGGCCGCGAAGATCGCCGCTGCGTCGGGATCCGAGATCGAGATCGTACCAATCACGACGCACGGCGATGTCTCGACGGCCTCCCTCGCCTCCCTCGGCGGCACCGGGGTGTTCGCCTCGGCACTGCGTGAGGCCCTCCTCGCCGACGCGTGCGACCTCGTGGTCCACTCGCTCAAGGACCTGCCCACGGCGAAGCACCCGGGTCTGCGGATCGGTGCCGTCCCCAAGCGGGCCGATGCGCGCGACGCACTGTGCGCCCGCGACGGGCTCACTCTCCAGACGCTGCCAGCTGGTGCTCGGGTGGGCACGGGGTCGCCTCGCCGCGTCGCCCAGCTGCGCGCCGCCCGCCCCGACCTCGAGATCGTCGACATCCGCGGGAACGTCGACACCCGCCTCGGACGCGTGGCCGATGGCGACCTCGACGCCGTGATCCTCGCTGCCGCAGGTCTCGGGCGCCTGGGTCGGCTCGACGCCGTCACCGATTTCCTCGACATCAACGACTGGCCGACGGCTCCCGGTCAGGGCGCCTTGGCCGTCGAGGTGCGCGATGGGCGACTCGAGCGCCACCTCGAGGCAGGACTGCGGTCGGTCGAGCACGTGAGCACTCGAGCCTCGGTGGAGGCCGAGCGTCAGGTGCTCGCCGGACTCGAGGCCGGATGCTCCGCTCCGATCGCCGCATCCGCCATCGTCGACAGCGACATGCTGTTCCTCACGGCCACGGTGTACAGCCCCGACGGCTCCGCCAAGCTGACCAGTTCGCACGCTGCGACCCCCGACTCTCATGCCGCAGCGCATCTGGCGGAATCGGCCGCTGATGTGGCGAGTAGAGTCGTCGCAGAACTTCTCGGCAACGGTGCCGCCGAACTCGCTCCGCTCCAGGGCACGAAGGGCACCTAAGTGATCGATCGACAGGCCAAGGCTCCGCGCCCGCTCGACGGCTGGCGCGTCCTCGTTCCTCGTGGCGGACCATGGGGTGACAGTGTCGCCGCCAACCTCCGCGCCAAGGGTGCTGCCCCTGTCATCGCGCCGTTGATCAACTTCGCCCCGACCGACGACGCCGAGACGCTCGCGGCCGCGCTGGCCGATCTCGCCGCCGGAGAGTTCGACTGGCTGACCGTCACGAGCGCGACGACGGTCGACGTGCTGTCGTCGCACCGGGCCGTGATCCCTGCGGACACCCATGTCGCCGCCGTCGGCGAGACGACGGCAGCGGCCCTCACCGCCGCCGGGTACCGCGTCGACATCGTGCCGCACGAGGACAACTCGGCCCGCGGCCTCCTCGAGGAGTGGACCCAGGCCACCGCCGGGGCCTTCCCGCTCAAGGTGCTCACGCTCCGATCCGAGATCGCCAAGCCCCTCCTGAGCGAGGGCCTGCGCCGCATCGGACATGATGTGCGCTCCGTCGTCGCCTACCGCACCATCGGGGTTCCCGTCTCGGAGCAGGTCACCGCCGATGTCGCCTCCGGCCGGATCAACGCCGTGCTCGTCACGAGCGGATCTGTCGCAGAACAGGTGCAGCTCCAGCTCGGCCCGCTCCCGCAGGGAACGCTGGTCGTCTGCATCGGCCCGCAGACCGCCCGTGACGCTCGCGCCTACGGTCTCGAGGTCGACGCCGTCGCCGATGACCGCACCGCCGAGTCGCTCATCGACGCCCTCGTGCGTCAGGCCGAGTCGCTGGGCTGAGGCATCCCGCTCGTCCGTCGCTGATCGAGTAGGTCTCGCCCGCCCGCTGATCGAGTAGTGCCCGACCGTCTATCGCTGATCGAGTAGTGCCCGACGAAGTCGGCCACGTATCGAGATCACGTCGTCGCCTGCGTGATCTCGATACGCGTCCTCGCTCCGCTCGGTCGCTACTCGATCAGCTGTTGGGGGCGGATGCCGCTCCGCTGGGTCGCTACTCGATCAGCGGAGGGTTGGGGTGAGGCTCCGCTCGGTCGCTACTCGATCAGCGGGTGGAGCGGGTGGAGCGGCTGGGGGCGGATGCCGCTCCGCTCGGTCGCTCCTCGATGACCGAAGGGAAGGCGGCGCGCGACAGACGTAGGCTTGTCCGGTGAGCGAATCCTTCATCCCGCGCGTGCGCCCGCGCAGACTGCGGGCGACCCCCGCCCTGCGCCGCGCCGTCTCAGAGACCAGGCTGCATCCGTCCGACCTCGTCCTCCCCGTCTTCGTGCGCGAGGGCGTCGACGAGCCCGTCGCCATCAGCTCGATGCCCGGCGTCGTCCAGCACACTCTCGACAGCGTGCGGGGAGCCGTGAACGAGGCGGCGGCCGCCGGCATCGGCGGTGTCATGCTGTTCGGCGTTCCGCAGGTGCGCGACGCCGTCGGCTCGGGTGCAACGGATCCCGACGGCATCCTGAACCTCGCCACCCGCGTTGTCGCCGATGAGGTGGGCGACGCGCTCCTCGTGCAGACCGACCTCTGCCTCGACGAGTTCACCGACCACGGGCACTGCGGCGTTCTCGACGCCATCGGCCGCGTCGACAACGACGCCACGCTGGAGCGCTACCGCGAGATGGCCCTCGTGCAGGCCGCATCGGGTTCGGCGCTGCTCGGCCTCTCGGGCATGATGGACGGCCAGGTCGCAGCGGTGCGCGACGCCCTCGACGCCTCCGGATTCATCGACACGGCCGTACTGGCCTACTCGGCCAAGTACGCCTCCGCGTACTACGGCCCCTTCCGCGAGGCCGTCGCCTCGACGCTCCAGGGCGATCGCCGCAGCTACCAGCTCGACCCGGGCAACCGGCGCGAGGGCCTGCGTGAAGCCATGATCGACATCGACGAGGGCGCTGACATCGTCATGGTGAAGCCGGCCGGCAGCTACCTCGACGTGCTGGCCGACGTGGCGGCGGCATCGGATGTTCCCGTGTGGGCCTACCAGGTGTCCGGCGAGTACGCGATGATCGAGGCCGCAGCGGCGAACGGCTGGATCGACCGCCGGCGTGCTGTTCACGAGAGCGTCGTCGGCATCCGCCGGGCCGGAGCCGACACCGTGCTCACCTACTGGGCGACAGAACTGGCCGGCTGGCTGAACGATGGAGTGGTGGCATGACCCGCAATGACGATCTCTTCGCCCGAGCGCAGGCCGCCATCCCGGGCGGCGTGAACTCGCCGGTGCGCGCCTTCCGCTCCGTCGGCGGATCCCCGCTCTTCCTCACCTCGGCACGGGGTGCCTACGTGACGGATGCCGACGGCCGAGAGTACGTCGACATGGTGGCGAGCTGGGGCCCGGCCATCCTCGGGCACGCGCAGCCCCAGGTGGTCGCAGCCGTGCAGGAGGCCGCAGCACGGGGCCTCGGCTTCGGCGCGGCGACCCCGGCCGAGACGGAACTCGCCGAGCTCATCGAGGAGCGAGTCGCTCCCGTCGACAAGGTGCGCCTGCTCTCCACCGGCACCGAGGCGACGATGACCGCCATCCGCCTGGCCCGCGGGTTCACGGGTCGCGACCTGCTGGTGAAGTTCGCCGGGCTCTACCACGGCCACTCCGACGGCCTGCTCGCCGAGGCCGGATCCGGCGTCGCCACGCTCGCTCTGCCCGGGTCGGCCGGCGTCACAGCGGCCACGGCCGCGCAGACCCTCGTGCTGCCCTACAACGACCTCGACGCCGTGCGGGCGGTCTTCGCCGAGCGCGGCGACAGCATCGCAGCCGTCATCACCGAGGCCGCGGCGGCAAACATGGGAGTCGTCGCTCCGGATGCCGGCTTCAACGCCGCTCTGGTCGAGATCGCCCACGCCCACGGTGCTCTCGTGATCCTCGACGAGGTGCTCACAGGTTTCCGCGTCGGCCGCGCCGGCTACTGGGGACTCGAGAACGCCGGGGTCGCAGGCCACCCCGCATACGCCCCCGACCTGTTCACCTTCGGCAAGGTCGTCGGCGGCGGCCTTCCTGTTGCGGCGCTCGGTGGTCGGGCGGATGTCATGGACCACCTCGCCCCTCTCGGCCCCGTCTACCAGGCCGGCACGCTCTCGGGGAACCCCGTCGCCGTCGCCGCCGGACTCACGACGCTGCGCCTCGCGGATGCCGCCGTCTACTCCCATCTCGATGCGGCGGCACTGAGGATCTCGAACGCGGTGTCGGAGGCGCTGACCGATGCCGGAGTGGCGCACGCCGTGCAGCGCGCAGGCAACCTCTTCAGCTTCGTCTTCGGCGAGAACGTCGCCGGCGGAGTGCGCGACTACGACGAGGTTCGCTCGCAGGAGGCCTGGCGCTACCCCGCCTTCTTCCACGCCATGCAGGACGGCGGCGTCTCGCTGCCGCCGTCGGTGTTCGAGGCCTGGTTCGTGACGGCGGCCCACGACGCCGCCGCCATCGCGCGCATCGTCGATGCCCTTCCGGCGGCGGCGCGGGCGGCGGCAGAGGCGCGCCCGTAGGTCGTGATCTCGATACGTGTCCGACGTCGTCGGGCACGACTCGATCAGCGGTTCGGAGGGATCCGCTGGGCGAATAGCCCGCGACGAAGGAACAGGCGTATCGAGACCACTCGGGCGCTCCGTAGCTTTCGATGCGGTATCGGATCTTTCGTTTGTGAGGAGTCGACAGCCCGATTCCCGCCGTCTTTTGCCAGACTGGATGCATGGCGTCATTGCGAGTGCATCAGGACCGGCTGGAGATCCATCTCACGTCGGCCGAGAAGGTGCTGTCGCTGCGACGGGATGACATCGTGGTGCCGCGTGACGACATCCGCTCGGTCACGATCACGGACGACCCGTGGATCTGGATCCGCGGCATCCGGGCTCCAGGAGCATTCGTGCCCCTCACCCTCGCGGTCGGCACCTGGAAGTTCCACGGCGGCAAGGACTTCATCGTGGTGAAGAACAAGCGCCCATCGGTCATCATCGACATCGACGGAGGCGAGTTCTCCCGCGTCGTGGTGAGCACGAATCACGCCGTGGAGCTCATCGGCTCGCTGAAGATCAACGAATCGGATGCCGTGTCGGGCTGAGTCAGTATCGTGGGGTATCGGCTCGGCCGATCCCGGGCGCACAGTGATGCACGGGCAGTGACGGATGCGAGGAAATCATGACCGGTTTCAGTGAGATGCCAGGACAGGACCCCATGTCCCCGGGCTTCAACCCGGAGCACCTCGAGGGGTTCGAAGCCGATGCGCTTCCGCCGCTGCACGGGCCGCAGGATCCGGGTCGCGTTCTCGGAATCGTCGGACTCGTGCTGGCGATCTTCCTGAACATCATCGGAATGATCGTCAGCATCGTGGCCTACAACAAATCGAAGAAGGCCGGATTCTCCAACGGGTTCGCGGTCGCCGGCATCATCGTGGGCGGCATCCTCTTCGTCCTCGGGGGCGTCGTCACACTGCTGCTGCTCGGAACGGGCATGGCGCTGTTCGGCACCATCTCCAACTGAGAGCCGTCACGCGCTGAGAGCCGTCAGGCGCTGGGAGCGGTCGGAAGGCCGAGGTAGCGGCCGTACTCGGCCACGGCCCGGTCGAGCTCGGGGCGAACGGATGCCGGCAGCGGGGTGATCGGGCGGAACTCCACCGTCGCGGCACGTCGGGCGAGGACGTGCTTCCACGTCGCAACCACCCGCCCGTCGAGCAGGGACGCGTGCAGCAGCGAGTCCGGCGTGCCCGGTGCGCTGAACTCGGCGTGCTGGATGATCCCGCGGGTCTCGAGGTAGCTCATCACGTATTCGTCGTACCCGTGCAGCAGGTCGACGTGCGGCGACGCCGGCACCGAAGCGCGCGTCGACCAGGTCTCATCCGTCGGCGCCATCCAGCACACGACCCCCTCGAGCTCGACCTGCTCCAGCGACCCGGGCGCCCGCTCGAGGGCGACCTCGATGCCGCGCCGGCAATCCGCCTGGGTGAGGCCGCTCCACGCGCTCATGTCCTTGACGGAGACCGGCCCCCGCGTGGCGACGTAGCGCGCGGCCAGTTCGGCCAGGGCGTTCTCGTGATCGTACGACGCCGATCCCGCGACGAAGGTGGGCGGTACGCGTTCGTCGAAGGCGGCGTAGCTGCGCTGCTTGCCGATGGTGACCCCGCTGATGATCACCCGCTGCAGTTCGGCGAACATCAGCGCGTAGACCATGCCGTTGCCGTCGAGTTCGATGCCGATGGCGGTGAGCGCGTCGCGCAGTTCGGCCCGTGTGCGGTGGCTGCCGTCGGCCACGGCGCTGGCGAACGCATCCGTGACCCGCGTCAGAGTCGGAGCGTCGAGCCCGGCCCGCTGGTAGTGGATGCGGCTGATGCCGAGCACCCGCGGGGCGGTGAGCGTCAACATCCACCGGGCGTCCCCGGGCGCCAGGAAGTGCCAGGTGGGGCGCATCACATGGGTGCGCAGGATCGACCCCAGGTCGTAGGCGACGCCCATGTCCGCAGCGCCCGGGCGTTCGGCGGGGGCGATGCGCTGGGCGATCGACCAGAGCGCGTACGGAAACTCCTGCGCCTGCATGGCGACGAGTCCTCCGACGACCTGCTCGGGCGTCAGGGGCTTCGGATCCCACAGGCCGAGGCGCAGCATCCGGAACCTCACGGCTTCCGCGGCGCTGATCGACGGGATCCCGGTCATCGCGTCAGCGCCGGGAGTCAGAGTGGTCGGAGCCAGCGAGGGCGCCGCTGCCGATGGCGACCACGGTGCGCCCCCGCGTCCGCCCGTCGAGGATGTCGTCGGCAGCGGTGAAGACGTCATCGAGCCCGATCTCGCTGGTCATGCCGTCGAGCTGCGCCAGGTCGAGGTCTGTGGCCAGCCGACCCCACGCCTCCTCACGCAGGGAGAGCGGGGCCTCGACCGAGTTGACGCCCACAAGGCTGACCGCCCTCAGGATGAACGGCAGCACCGTGGTCGGCAGGTCTGCGGATGCCGCGAGCCCGCACGCCGCCACCACACCGCCGTACTGCACCTGGGCCAGCACGTTGGCGAGCGGAACCCCGCCGACGGAATCGATGGCCGCTGCCCACCGCTGCGACTGCAGGGGCTTGCCGCTCTCGGCCAGTTCGGCGCGGTCGATCAGGGCCGCAGCGCCGAGTGTGCGGAGGTAGTCGCCGTTGTCCGCGGCTCGGCCGGTGACGGCGGTGACCTCGAAGCCGGCCCGTGCCAGCAGCGTGATGGCCACGGAGCCCACACCACCCGATGCGCCCGTCACGAGCACCGGCCCGTCTGTCGGGCTGACGCCGTGGCGTTCCAGAGCCAGCACCGACAGCATGGCGGTGAAGCCCGCCGTGCCGATGGCAGCCGCCTGGCGATCGGTCAGCGGGGCCGGGACCCGCACGAGGGACGCGCCCGGGATCACGGCGCGCTCGGTGTAGCCGCCATGACGTGTCTCGCTGAGACCGCCGCCGTTGAGGAGTACCCGGTCGCCGGGAGCCCAGCGGGAGTCGGCGCTGTCGACGACGGTGCCGACGACGTCGATGCCGGCGACGATCGGATAGCTGCGCGTCACACCGGGCCGGCCTGCGACGGCGAGGCCGTCCTTGTAGTTGAGGCTCGAGTACGACACCTCGAGCTCGACCGCATCGGCGGCATCCGGAGCGGAATCGCCCGTGCGCAGGTCGTCGAGGCTCAGCTCGCGCAGAGCAGAGCCGAGACGTGGCTTGTCGGCCCCATCCGTCTCCCGATCGACGACGATGGCCCGGAATCGCTTCGCATCACCCATCGTTCGAGCCTAGCGATCGACGCGCACGCCGGTCAGGTGACGTCGCGGCGCCAGCTCGAGAAGTAGCCGCCGAAGGTCAGCACGGCCGCGTAGACGAGCAGCACGATCGCGCCCTTCCACCAGTCGAGCGGGTCGGCGGCTGCTCCGCCGCTCAGGGAGTAGAAGCTCACGCCCACGAGGGCGTCGCTGGCGGCGCCGGGAAGGAAGCGGGCGATGCTCGCCGTCACGTCGATGAAGCTGGCAGCCAGGCGCAGCAGAGGCTCGACGAACTGGGTGAAGGCCAGGACGATGACGATCGCGGCGACCTGACTGGTCACGAGGGTACCGAGGC
This window contains:
- a CDS encoding MDR family oxidoreductase, whose translation is MGDAKRFRAIVVDRETDGADKPRLGSALRELSLDDLRTGDSAPDAADAVELEVSYSSLNYKDGLAVAGRPGVTRSYPIVAGIDVVGTVVDSADSRWAPGDRVLLNGGGLSETRHGGYTERAVIPGASLVRVPAPLTDRQAAAIGTAGFTAMLSVLALERHGVSPTDGPVLVTGASGGVGSVAITLLARAGFEVTAVTGRAADNGDYLRTLGAAALIDRAELAESGKPLQSQRWAAAIDSVGGVPLANVLAQVQYGGVVAACGLAASADLPTTVLPFILRAVSLVGVNSVEAPLSLREEAWGRLATDLDLAQLDGMTSEIGLDDVFTAADDILDGRTRGRTVVAIGSGALAGSDHSDSRR